A window of Tautonia marina contains these coding sequences:
- a CDS encoding RuBisCO large subunit C-terminal-like domain-containing protein, with product MPAIDSKTLDVLWHDPDAREMALRRVVEERLAENPPPRSDDHIVATYFFAFRTESLGDAVKEIAYHATSGIKDPPPGSLLAECTATAAGVDPFDSTGRMGLLHIAFPLKMMLQEDGHLTSVDLLHTTAAAIIFDVYENQDARLVSLQIPDKVLATFPGPAYGPFGLRKMTGFDDGRPAFGTILKPTAGVTPDDIDRIVGEVAGCDLLMFIKEDEDLYPNLPYSPVAERMKRAKAALERVKDQRGGLGMVFAPHVTGAPNEILETVLAVLEAGATGVMFSETFCGGAVRMVREATRHLSNPPAIYGHNAGIGTRTRAIWRDVIDLLARLDGIDFRQTAPVKPGTPFLRPYGAEWHASETALSRPLPGGLNPTMIARAGALDQGNVILNLQDAERRGLTDHILFLAGSAINSIKDDSGKYEPKLGAEAMREALEVHRSGAMAGVPAEKHLDELSALADRQKLVALKRALRQRYPDRVN from the coding sequence ATGCCTGCGATCGACTCAAAGACCCTGGATGTCCTCTGGCACGACCCCGACGCCCGCGAGATGGCCCTCCGCCGGGTCGTCGAGGAGCGGCTGGCCGAGAATCCGCCCCCGAGGTCCGACGATCACATCGTCGCCACCTACTTCTTTGCGTTTCGGACCGAATCGCTGGGCGACGCGGTCAAGGAAATCGCCTACCACGCCACGAGCGGCATCAAGGACCCGCCCCCCGGGTCGTTGCTGGCCGAGTGCACCGCCACCGCCGCAGGGGTCGATCCCTTCGACTCGACCGGGCGCATGGGCCTTCTGCACATCGCCTTCCCGCTGAAGATGATGCTCCAGGAAGACGGCCACCTGACCTCCGTCGACCTCCTGCACACGACCGCCGCGGCCATCATCTTCGACGTTTATGAGAACCAGGACGCGCGGCTCGTCAGCCTCCAGATCCCCGACAAGGTCCTCGCCACCTTCCCCGGCCCGGCCTACGGACCCTTCGGCCTGCGGAAGATGACCGGCTTCGACGACGGCCGCCCCGCCTTCGGCACCATCCTCAAGCCGACCGCCGGTGTCACCCCCGACGACATCGACCGCATCGTCGGCGAGGTGGCCGGGTGCGACCTGCTCATGTTCATCAAGGAAGACGAGGATCTGTATCCCAACCTTCCCTACTCTCCCGTGGCCGAACGCATGAAGCGGGCCAAAGCCGCGCTCGAACGAGTGAAGGACCAGCGAGGCGGGCTGGGCATGGTCTTCGCTCCTCATGTGACCGGGGCGCCGAACGAGATCCTGGAGACGGTCCTCGCCGTGCTCGAAGCCGGGGCCACCGGTGTGATGTTCAGCGAAACCTTCTGCGGCGGAGCCGTACGGATGGTCCGCGAGGCCACCCGGCACCTGAGCAACCCTCCCGCGATCTACGGCCACAACGCCGGCATCGGCACCCGCACTCGGGCCATCTGGCGCGACGTGATCGACCTGCTCGCCCGGCTCGACGGCATCGACTTCCGCCAGACTGCCCCGGTGAAGCCCGGCACCCCCTTCCTGCGACCGTACGGGGCCGAGTGGCACGCCTCCGAAACCGCCCTCTCCCGCCCCTTACCCGGCGGCCTGAACCCAACGATGATCGCCCGGGCCGGCGCGCTCGACCAGGGGAACGTCATCCTCAACCTTCAGGACGCCGAACGCCGCGGCCTGACCGACCACATCCTGTTCCTTGCCGGTTCGGCCATCAACTCCATCAAGGACGACTCCGGCAAGTACGAGCCGAAGCTCGGCGCCGAGGCCATGCGCGAAGCCCTTGAGGTTCACCGCTCCGGCGCGATGGCCGGCGTCCCGGCCGAGAAGCACCTCGACGAACTGTCTGCCCTGGCCGACCGTCAAAAGCTCGTCGCGCTCAAGCGGGCTCTCCGCCAGCGCTATCCGGACCGGGTGAACTAA
- a CDS encoding twin-arginine translocation signal domain-containing protein, translating into MTGPRSNSLSRRTFLASTAAVAAGTSMGAAPIARAPKQERKKIALIGTEVRTHSHAQHFIDRFLLGYAWQGEWRKPEVDLVSLYVDQYPEGDLARAQAARFDVPIYPTIAESLTMGTGSLAVDGVVVIGEHGRYPRNEMGQTRYPRYDFFKQIVSVFEQSGRSVPVFNDKHLSTEWAECVEMIEDAKRLDFPFLAGSSLPVTWRLPAVDVPHGADLTESVCVGYGGADSYDFHGLETAQCMSERRKGGEVGIARVQALRGKAIWDRVEQSETTARLFLAALSRSHTLPVVNGYPTDPPSIEWARRVFPNAFAYFIEHRDGFKTTLFMCPVQDFTYAGLIGDEDRVVSCQMHLPMPGRSATTADFFNPLVHHIERMVIENQAPYPAERTLLTSGMTLAGVTSLFREGQVVETPEMEVRYTVPDESFYVNADHS; encoded by the coding sequence ATGACCGGACCAAGATCAAACTCCCTTTCGCGCCGAACCTTCCTGGCCTCGACTGCCGCCGTGGCTGCCGGAACCTCGATGGGAGCCGCCCCGATCGCCCGCGCTCCGAAGCAAGAGCGGAAGAAAATCGCCCTGATCGGCACCGAGGTGCGCACGCATTCTCATGCGCAACACTTCATCGATCGATTTCTTCTCGGCTATGCCTGGCAAGGGGAGTGGCGGAAGCCCGAGGTGGACCTGGTTTCCCTTTACGTCGACCAGTATCCCGAGGGGGATCTTGCTCGGGCACAGGCCGCTCGATTCGACGTGCCGATTTATCCGACGATCGCCGAATCGCTGACGATGGGGACCGGATCGCTGGCCGTCGATGGCGTGGTGGTCATCGGCGAGCATGGCCGCTACCCACGCAACGAGATGGGGCAGACACGCTACCCGCGTTATGATTTCTTCAAGCAAATTGTCTCGGTTTTTGAGCAATCGGGCCGAAGCGTGCCGGTCTTCAATGACAAGCACCTGTCGACGGAATGGGCCGAGTGCGTCGAGATGATCGAGGACGCGAAGCGGCTCGACTTCCCCTTCCTGGCCGGGTCGTCGTTACCGGTCACCTGGCGATTGCCTGCCGTGGACGTGCCGCACGGGGCCGACCTGACCGAGAGCGTTTGCGTCGGTTACGGTGGGGCCGACAGTTACGACTTCCACGGTCTCGAAACGGCGCAGTGCATGTCGGAGCGTCGCAAAGGTGGGGAGGTGGGTATCGCCCGCGTTCAGGCCCTGCGCGGCAAGGCGATCTGGGATCGGGTCGAGCAGAGCGAGACGACCGCTCGCCTGTTCCTGGCGGCCTTGAGCCGAAGCCACACCTTGCCGGTCGTCAATGGGTATCCGACCGATCCCCCCTCGATCGAGTGGGCGCGACGGGTTTTCCCGAACGCCTTCGCCTACTTCATCGAACACCGAGACGGCTTCAAGACCACCCTGTTCATGTGCCCGGTGCAGGATTTCACCTATGCCGGACTGATCGGCGACGAGGACCGGGTCGTCTCCTGCCAGATGCACCTGCCCATGCCCGGCCGATCGGCCACAACGGCCGACTTCTTCAACCCGCTCGTGCACCATATCGAGCGCATGGTCATCGAGAACCAGGCCCCCTACCCCGCCGAGCGAACCCTGTTGACTTCGGGAATGACGCTGGCCGGTGTGACCTCCCTGTTCCGCGAGGGCCAGGTGGTCGAGACCCCCGAGATGGAGGTCCGCTACACCGTTCCCGACGAATCCTTCTATGTGAACGCGGATCACTCCTGA
- a CDS encoding Gfo/Idh/MocA family protein — protein sequence MIDATPPPANRLTSSKPSRRRFLRTAAGASLGVIAAPAIVRGRNLNEKLNIAVIATGGRGGHNLSQVASENIVALCDVYEPAVDRAASEHPKAKRYTDFRRVYDDANGFDAVVVSTPEHTHAAATLPALLLGKHVYLEKPLSYNVAEARILREAAAKAKVATQMGTQIHAGENYRRVVEMIQTGAIGPVREAHVWVGRAWGLQSAEAAERNRDIVYVTDRPTDSSPIPEGLDWDLWLGPAPERPFHEVYWPGPKWYRWWDFGNGTMSDLGSHWNDLPFWALDLKAPLTIEAFGPSPHPEIAPASMRAVYEYGARGDQPPVQLTWYQGDEKPQAWTDGTIPQWNSGVLFVGDKGMLLADYGKYLLLPEDRFEGFTPPEPFLTRPASHHAEWIDACKTGSPTGSNFEYGGWLTEANHLGNVAYRVGRKIEWDADAMRATNAPEAEPFLTREYREGWSLGS from the coding sequence CGTTCGAGGCCGGAACCTGAACGAGAAGCTCAACATCGCGGTGATCGCCACCGGAGGACGAGGAGGGCATAACCTCAGCCAGGTGGCCTCCGAGAACATCGTTGCCCTGTGTGATGTTTATGAGCCCGCGGTCGATCGCGCGGCGAGCGAACACCCGAAGGCGAAGCGATACACCGATTTCCGCCGCGTGTACGACGACGCGAACGGCTTCGATGCCGTGGTCGTCAGCACCCCCGAGCACACCCACGCCGCGGCCACCTTGCCGGCCTTGTTGCTGGGCAAGCATGTGTATCTGGAAAAACCATTGTCCTATAACGTGGCCGAGGCCCGCATCCTGCGCGAGGCCGCCGCGAAGGCCAAGGTCGCCACCCAGATGGGCACGCAGATTCACGCCGGAGAAAATTACCGACGTGTTGTTGAGATGATCCAGACCGGCGCGATTGGCCCGGTCCGTGAGGCGCACGTCTGGGTTGGCCGTGCCTGGGGCCTTCAATCAGCCGAGGCCGCCGAGCGAAACCGCGACATCGTGTACGTGACGGATCGGCCGACCGATTCCTCGCCGATTCCCGAAGGGCTTGACTGGGATCTCTGGCTCGGACCCGCGCCCGAGCGTCCGTTCCACGAGGTCTACTGGCCGGGTCCGAAGTGGTATCGCTGGTGGGACTTCGGCAACGGCACCATGAGCGACCTCGGCAGCCACTGGAACGACCTGCCCTTCTGGGCGCTCGACCTGAAGGCCCCGTTGACGATCGAGGCGTTCGGCCCGTCGCCGCATCCGGAGATTGCCCCGGCGTCGATGCGAGCGGTCTACGAATACGGCGCCCGAGGGGATCAGCCCCCCGTCCAGCTCACCTGGTATCAAGGGGATGAGAAGCCCCAGGCCTGGACCGACGGCACCATCCCGCAGTGGAATAGCGGTGTCCTGTTCGTCGGCGATAAGGGGATGCTGCTCGCCGATTATGGGAAGTACCTCCTCCTTCCCGAGGACCGGTTCGAAGGCTTCACCCCTCCCGAGCCCTTCCTCACCCGCCCGGCGAGCCACCACGCCGAATGGATTGACGCCTGCAAGACCGGCTCGCCGACCGGGTCGAACTTCGAGTACGGCGGCTGGCTGACCGAGGCGAACCACCTCGGGAATGTCGCCTACCGCGTCGGTCGCAAGATCGAGTGGGACGCCGACGCCATGCGCGCCACCAACGCCCCCGAGGCCGAACCGTTCCTCACCCGCGAGTACCGCGAAGGCTGGTCGCTCGGCTCCTGA